In one Pseudomonas sp. R84 genomic region, the following are encoded:
- a CDS encoding UvrD-helicase domain-containing protein codes for MTQHTPDLPPELRPLAEMPWFKRLAARFFGHGLTRLRAQHRASWLHGQADGFRSGHTAGVEYGFKEGKLEGLEEGRQVLLIRDSRNTEHRPPSVDNHLFDDWRLPLTAELKKRMKADVARLLPEHAQPSVAQWKMIFSETPSTSVVAGAGAGKSTTLVLRILLLNHYLGFELDSMTVVTFTRESRKDFINKLIELFALWGQALNLRQARELVRTFHSRILPMVRSLPGFERLQAFENLSHRAQGADEEVDSNPFDLRINDAQRQQLNACYHRLFNQDERFRQLIQPLSRAGLQLKELERDHPDVQKRVAVTQLASQRDEELCDAIEDLWFRAGAWPIKGIEPNRQSFDINGAKFHCHGYIPSLDAWVVLGFDPRENPQVSRPNAKLGIRAEWAVKRTLFQAFCRKPLIWLDSYESSRRVLATLAGDASAGPGFDYKVKGELASAPLLDCFVAAAGFIENLGLDVPDAVSRMSFAKDDPDRFFFEALSLFWRTFEDHLLDQKPPVMTYNRMFALFSEHSPENLKLLSDELLRPLSHLMIDEFQDVSPQIVSWIRASLAEIRSRGPAMHVGRGAQRSSLLCVGDDWQSIYGWRGSSPSYFMAFDKEFPSPSTTRVMLSDNYRSHQHIIDAAEHIVRAAPAIPGKKAKASGAPKPLQPVNVLERDDQALGQRLAEHYRQGHSILMLYRKSSDKLLIEQHIQSVVNVDSSLPYAARRLKQLTYHSAKGLQADAVFLLGDCQHLTSSPYKNQVYRMAGLGKSGDSEPYDSAQKDEILRLAYVGITRAVSHCYWYVEPQEAQAVNMPRASDRVAKGKPFFVDHRITKQTA; via the coding sequence GTGACGCAACACACCCCCGATCTTCCTCCCGAACTTCGCCCCTTGGCCGAGATGCCCTGGTTCAAACGCCTGGCTGCACGCTTCTTCGGCCATGGTTTGACGCGTCTGCGCGCGCAGCACCGGGCATCGTGGCTGCACGGCCAGGCCGATGGTTTCCGCAGCGGCCACACCGCTGGCGTCGAATATGGCTTTAAGGAAGGCAAGCTGGAGGGGCTGGAAGAAGGCCGGCAGGTACTGCTGATCCGTGACAGCCGCAACACTGAGCATCGCCCGCCGAGCGTTGATAATCATCTGTTTGACGATTGGCGCCTGCCGCTAACGGCCGAGCTGAAAAAGCGCATGAAGGCCGATGTCGCGCGTTTATTGCCTGAGCATGCTCAGCCAAGCGTCGCGCAATGGAAGATGATTTTCAGCGAAACCCCCTCGACATCCGTGGTCGCCGGCGCTGGCGCGGGCAAGTCCACCACGCTGGTGCTGCGCATCCTGCTGCTCAACCACTATCTGGGCTTTGAGCTGGATTCGATGACTGTGGTGACCTTCACCCGCGAGTCGCGCAAGGATTTCATCAACAAATTGATTGAGCTGTTCGCGCTCTGGGGCCAGGCGCTGAATCTGCGCCAGGCGCGCGAACTGGTGCGTACATTCCACTCGCGCATTCTGCCGATGGTGCGCAGCTTGCCGGGATTTGAGCGCTTGCAGGCCTTTGAAAACCTCAGTCATCGAGCGCAAGGTGCTGACGAGGAGGTCGACAGTAACCCGTTCGACCTGCGCATCAACGATGCGCAACGCCAGCAACTCAACGCCTGCTATCACCGCTTGTTCAACCAGGACGAGCGTTTTCGCCAATTGATTCAGCCATTGTCTCGCGCCGGTTTGCAGCTCAAGGAGCTGGAGCGTGATCACCCGGACGTGCAGAAGCGCGTAGCGGTAACGCAGCTGGCCTCCCAGCGCGACGAAGAACTGTGCGATGCCATCGAAGATCTGTGGTTCCGTGCCGGTGCCTGGCCGATCAAGGGCATTGAGCCGAACCGGCAGAGTTTCGACATCAACGGCGCAAAATTCCATTGCCACGGCTACATTCCGAGTCTGGATGCGTGGGTAGTGTTAGGTTTCGACCCACGGGAAAACCCGCAGGTGAGCCGGCCAAATGCCAAGCTCGGCATACGCGCAGAATGGGCGGTGAAGCGCACCCTGTTCCAAGCTTTCTGTCGTAAGCCGTTGATTTGGCTTGATAGTTATGAGTCTTCAAGGCGTGTTCTAGCAACCTTGGCGGGCGATGCGAGTGCCGGGCCGGGCTTCGATTACAAGGTCAAGGGCGAGTTGGCTTCCGCTCCTTTGCTCGACTGTTTTGTCGCAGCGGCAGGCTTCATCGAGAACCTGGGCCTGGATGTGCCTGACGCCGTCAGCCGCATGAGCTTTGCCAAGGATGACCCGGACCGGTTTTTCTTTGAGGCCCTGAGTCTGTTCTGGCGGACTTTTGAAGATCATCTGCTCGATCAGAAACCGCCGGTCATGACTTACAACCGCATGTTCGCGCTGTTCAGCGAGCATTCGCCGGAGAACCTCAAGCTGTTGAGCGACGAGTTACTCAGGCCGTTGTCGCACTTGATGATCGACGAATTTCAGGACGTTTCGCCACAGATCGTCTCGTGGATTCGCGCAAGTCTGGCGGAAATCCGCAGTCGTGGCCCGGCCATGCACGTCGGGCGGGGCGCGCAGCGTTCGTCGTTGCTGTGCGTCGGTGATGACTGGCAGTCGATTTACGGCTGGCGCGGCAGTTCGCCGAGCTACTTCATGGCGTTCGACAAGGAATTCCCGTCGCCGAGCACCACGCGGGTGATGCTCAGCGATAACTACCGCAGCCACCAGCACATCATTGATGCCGCTGAACATATCGTCCGCGCCGCCCCAGCGATCCCCGGCAAAAAGGCCAAGGCCAGCGGCGCACCCAAGCCGCTGCAGCCGGTCAATGTGCTGGAGCGCGACGATCAGGCTTTGGGTCAGCGCCTCGCCGAACACTATCGTCAAGGTCATTCAATCTTGATGTTGTATCGAAAAAGCAGCGATAAGTTATTGATTGAACAGCATATTCAGTCCGTAGTTAATGTAGATTCGAGCTTGCCATACGCGGCGCGGCGCCTGAAACAACTGACCTACCACAGCGCCAAAGGCCTGCAGGCAGATGCAGTGTTCTTGCTCGGTGACTGTCAGCACCTGACCAGCTCGCCCTACAAGAACCAGGTTTATCGCATGGCAGGTTTGGGTAAATCGGGTGACAGCGAACCGTACGACAGTGCGCAAAAGGACGAGATCCTGCGCCTGGCCTACGTCGGTATTACACGGGCTGTCAGCCATTGCTACTGGTATGTCGAACCGCAGGAAGCGCAAGCGGTGAATATGCCCAGGGCGTCTGACCGGGTGGCCAAGGGTAAGCCGTTCTTCGTTGATCACCGCATCACCAAACAAACCGCATAG